The Bradyrhizobium sp. CCBAU 051011 DNA segment CGACTTGAACATCGGTGCCTGCGGCCTGGTCGAGGCTGCGGCGCTTTACCAGGCGCACCGTCGTGTCGGTGATGGCTTCGGCCGCCAGGCGGTGGGTGGCGCCGGATTCCAGGCCAAAGACGTCGCCGGGCAAGTGAAACGCGCCGATCTGGCGCCTGCCGTCGGAGAGGAGTTTGTAGGTGCGGACGGCGCCGCGGATAACCTGGTAGACATATTCCGCCGGCTCATCCTCGCCATAGATTTCTTCGTCCTTGCGGTAGGTGAACTCGGTGGCGATCAGGCCGGCATGCCCGGCGAGGCCGCAAAAGGCTTCGACAGGGGCAAACGATCCAGGAACGACCCGGTTGACGTTGAGGGAAGCGGCGGTCGATTGGGTGAGCATTTGAGCCATCTCCTCTGCGGCGGCTGGCGTATTGGTAAATGGAACAGACCCGCTCGAAAATTTCGCTCGATGCCTTAAGGGCAAGCCCGTACGTAGAGTCCCGGAGGTCAGGGATTATCGCGCGAACGCCCGGGAATCGCTGCTGATCGCGTCCCAGATATGGCCGGAGAGGCGTCCTCGACATGCCGGCTTGACCAGCACATGCCGGATGCCGGCGGCTGCGGCCTTGGCTGGAATGGACGTGTCGGGGTGACCGGCAATGAGAATGATTGGCGTATCGATGTCGCGTTCCCGCAAGAGACCAGCGAGGTCAACGCCTCTCATGCCCGGCATCCTGTGGTCGATCATCAAGCAATCGGCTCCGTCCATCGTAATGGCGTTCAATAGCGAGTCGGCGCTGCGAAATGTACGGACTGAGAAACCCTCGGTTTCCAGCAAGAATCGGAGCGAGACGATCACGTCGGTATCGTCGTCGACGACGAAAACGAGGGGCATTCTGGTGAGCGTGGCTATCACGGAATTAATCGGCTTGCGGACTATAAGCGGAAATCTGCTGCGCGACCCGCCCGTCCGAGTCGAGCTAGGAACAGTCATTCTGACGAATATGTTGCATACCCAGCCGGCAAGGAACGGCGTTCACGCCCATTGATTCAAATCAATTCGCCAATCGCATAAACGCGCGAATAAACAAGACATTTATACCCGCGTGCAAACATCAATCCAGGAGTGCAGCATGACTAAGCTTAAGATGTTGATCGCTGCAATCGTTGCCGCCGAAATTATGTTTGGCGCACAGAGCGCGCAGGCTCACTGCGATTCACTCGACGGGCCAGTCGCAAAAGCCGTTCAAAAGGCGCTTGAAACCGGGAATATCAATCCGGTGTTGGCCTACGCGCCGGCAACGGCCGAGGCGGAAATACGTGCGGCGTTTGAGAAGTCGCGCAAGGTGCGCGGCCTCGGGGCCGATGCACGGGAGCTCGCGGACCAAGCCGTCATGGAGACGGTGATTCGACTGCACCGCGCCGGCGAAGGCGCCGCGTATACGGGGCTAAAGCCCGCCGGCATCGACTATGGGCCAGTAATTCCGGCTGCGGAGCATGCGGTAGAGACCGGCGATCTGGCGAAGCTCAAGGCAGTGCTCATGGAAAAGATAGAGCATGCGTTGAACGAAAGACTCGCGCACGTGCGCGAACTCCAGAAGGCACCTCTGGAGCCCAAGACCGCCGCCGAAGTGCCGCACAGCCGGGAGCGCGTCAGCGCAGAACTCGGCTTTATTACC contains these protein-coding regions:
- a CDS encoding helix-turn-helix domain-containing protein, coding for MLTQSTAASLNVNRVVPGSFAPVEAFCGLAGHAGLIATEFTYRKDEEIYGEDEPAEYVYQVIRGAVRTYKLLSDGRRQIGAFHLPGDVFGLESGATHRLAAEAITDTTVRLVKRRSLDQAAGTDVQVAHKLWTMTASDLKHAEEHMLLLGRKKAMERVATFLLEMDRRLAVAGMMALPMCRRDIGDYLGLTLETVSRALSQLNDEGVLGFSGARQIVLRNRQRLRNMDV
- a CDS encoding response regulator; translation: MPLVFVVDDDTDVIVSLRFLLETEGFSVRTFRSADSLLNAITMDGADCLMIDHRMPGMRGVDLAGLLRERDIDTPIILIAGHPDTSIPAKAAAAGIRHVLVKPACRGRLSGHIWDAISSDSRAFAR
- a CDS encoding DUF6448 family protein; this translates as MTKLKMLIAAIVAAEIMFGAQSAQAHCDSLDGPVAKAVQKALETGNINPVLAYAPATAEAEIRAAFEKSRKVRGLGADARELADQAVMETVIRLHRAGEGAAYTGLKPAGIDYGPVIPAAEHAVETGDLAKLKAVLMEKIEHALNERLAHVRELQKAPLEPKTAAEVPHSRERVSAELGFITFAENLHQAALGKGAEQHAD